In Acidisarcina polymorpha, the DNA window ATGCGTTATCTGGAGAACCGTAACCTGATCGAGAAGACCCCTCGCAAGGTCTGGGCCTTTGTCGGCGACGGCGAAACCGACGAAGTCGATACTCTCGGGGCACTCGGCGTCGCCTCCCGCGAAAAGCTCGACAACCTTATCTTCGTCATCAACTGCAATCTCCAGCGACTCGATGGACCGGTACGCGGCAACAAACGCATCATCGACGAACTCGAAGAAGTCTTCCTGGGCGCGGGTTGGAACGTCATCAAGGTCATCTGGGGCGGGGGCTGGGACAAGCTCTTCGAGCGCGACCACAAGGGGCTGCTCCTGAAACGCATGGAAGAGTGCGTCGACGGCGACTATCAGGCCTTCAAGGCCAAGGGCGGCGCCTATATTCGCAAGGAATTCTTCGGCAAATACCCGGAGTTGCTGGAGATGGTCAGCGACATGACCGATGATGAGATCGACGCGATGACCCGGGGCGGCCACGATCCCATCAAGGTCTATAACGCCTACAATCGGGCGGTTGAGCACACTGGGCGGCCGACCGTCATCCTCGCCAAAACCGTCAAGGGTTTCGGACTCGCCAGCACCCAGGCCAGAAATGCCTCTCATCAGGAAAAGAAGCTTACCGACGAAGCACTTGCAGCCTTCGTCAAACGCTTCGACTTGCCCATCACCGAAGAGGACGCGAAGCACGGTCACTTCTACAAGCCAGGTCTCGACAGCCCGGAGATCGCCTATCTGCAGGAACGCCGTCAGGCTCTCGGTGGCTATATGCCCCGTCGCGAAGTTGTCTCCATCCCCTTCCAGGCGCCGGAATTGGATTACTTTGCCGAATGGACAGCAGGGTCAAAAGGTCGCGCTGTTTCGACGACTATGGGATTCGTCAGCATCTTGCGGCATCTGCTCAAGGATAAGGATATTGGCAAGCTGATCGTACCGATCGTTCCCGATGAAGGCCGCACCTTTGGTCTTGAGTCCGCCATTCGCCAGGTCGGCATCTATGCTCCCGAGGGTCAGAAATACAAGCCGCATGACGTCGACATGCTGCTCTTTTACCGAGAAGAAAAGGACGGCCAGATCCTGGAAGAAGGCATTACTGAGGCCGGTTCGATGGCGTCGTTCACTGCTGCCGGCACCGCTTACTCGAACTATCGCGTTCCGGCAATTCCCTTCTACATGTACTACTCGATGTTCGGTTTCCAACGGGTCGGCGACATGATCTGGGCCTTCGCCGATTCACGCGGCCGCGGCTTTCTTATGGGCGGTACCGCCGGACGCACCACCATGCTAGGCGAAGGCCTGCAGCATCAGGATGGCCACAGCCACGTCCTCTCGAGCACCGTTCCTACCTGCCTCAGCTACGATCCGGCCTACGTCTATGAGCTCGCCGTCATCCTGCAGGACGGCATCCGGCGCATGTACCAGCAGGGCGAGAGCGTCTTCTACTACATCACCATGTACAACGAAGACTATGCCATGCCTGAAATGCCAGAAGGCAGCCGGGAAGGTATCCTGCGGGGCATTTATAAGTTCAAAGGGGCGAAAAAAGGCAAGGCTACGGTGCAGTTGTTCGGCAGTGGACCCATCCTGAACGAGACTTTACGCGCTCAGGATATTCTCGCGGAGAAGTACGGTGTTCAGGCCGATGTGTGGAGCGTCACCAGCTACACCGAGCTTCGCCGCGACGCGCTTTCAGCCGATCGTTGGAATCGCCTCCACCCCTCCGAGCCGGAGAAGACGCCCTATGTCGTTTCCGCGCTTCAGGGTACGAAAGGCCCGATCATCGCCGCTAGCGACTACATGAAGGCGGTGCCTGACCAACTCGCCCCTTGGCTTTCAACAAGGCTTGTGACGCTAGGCACGGATGGCTTCGGGCGCAGCGACAATCG includes these proteins:
- the aceE gene encoding pyruvate dehydrogenase (acetyl-transferring), homodimeric type, which produces MKMQMDVANPAELTAEIAEWLEAFDDVIVAEGPEQGAELLAALRHRARSAGISTRGELTTPYLNTIPKHDELPYPGDRQVERRIESLIRWNALAMVHGQNKKDAGIGGHIATYSSLATLLEVGFNHFFHATYSSQTGGDQPGDFIYFQGHASPGVYARAFLEGRFDEQRLLNFRHELRDQPGLSSYPHPWLMPDFWRFPTVSMGIGPLNAIYQARFMRYLENRNLIEKTPRKVWAFVGDGETDEVDTLGALGVASREKLDNLIFVINCNLQRLDGPVRGNKRIIDELEEVFLGAGWNVIKVIWGGGWDKLFERDHKGLLLKRMEECVDGDYQAFKAKGGAYIRKEFFGKYPELLEMVSDMTDDEIDAMTRGGHDPIKVYNAYNRAVEHTGRPTVILAKTVKGFGLASTQARNASHQEKKLTDEALAAFVKRFDLPITEEDAKHGHFYKPGLDSPEIAYLQERRQALGGYMPRREVVSIPFQAPELDYFAEWTAGSKGRAVSTTMGFVSILRHLLKDKDIGKLIVPIVPDEGRTFGLESAIRQVGIYAPEGQKYKPHDVDMLLFYREEKDGQILEEGITEAGSMASFTAAGTAYSNYRVPAIPFYMYYSMFGFQRVGDMIWAFADSRGRGFLMGGTAGRTTMLGEGLQHQDGHSHVLSSTVPTCLSYDPAYVYELAVILQDGIRRMYQQGESVFYYITMYNEDYAMPEMPEGSREGILRGIYKFKGAKKGKATVQLFGSGPILNETLRAQDILAEKYGVQADVWSVTSYTELRRDALSADRWNRLHPSEPEKTPYVVSALQGTKGPIIAASDYMKAVPDQLAPWLSTRLVTLGTDGFGRSDNREHLRRHFEVDAESIVAATLSKLARDGKFDAAKAQQALTDLGLETEKPNPASI